A region of Homo sapiens chromosome 17, GRCh38.p14 Primary Assembly DNA encodes the following proteins:
- the NATD1 gene encoding protein NATD1 — translation MAHSAAAVPLGALEQGCPIRVEHDRRRRQFTVRLNGCHDRAVLLYEYVGKRIVDLQHTEVPDAYRGRGIAKHLAKAALDFVVEEDLKAHLTCWYIQKYVKENPLPQYLERLQP, via the exons ATGGCGCACTCGGCTGCCGCCGTGCCGCTGGGCGCGCTGGAGCAGGGCTGCCCCATCCGCGTGGAGCACGACCGCCGGCGCCGCCAGTTCACTGTCCGGCTCAACG GATGTCATGACCGGGCCGTCCTGCTCTATGAGTACGTGGGCAAGCGGATCGTGGACCTGCAGCACACCGAGGTCCCAGATGCCTACCGTGGGCGTGGCATCGCCAAGCACCTTGCCAAG GCCGCCCTGGACTTCGTGGTGGAGGAGGACCTGAAGGCCCATCTCACCTGCTGGTACATCCAGAAGTACGTCAAGGAGAACCCCCTGCCGCAGTACCTGGAGCGCCTGCAGCCGTAA